The following are encoded in a window of Mus caroli unplaced genomic scaffold, CAROLI_EIJ_v1.1 scaffold_9775_1, whole genome shotgun sequence genomic DNA:
- the LOC110287908 gene encoding olfactory receptor 1537-like, translating to MEDMTAGNHCTVTVFLLAGLSEQSELQLPLFFFFTGIYLITLSGNLGMIILIGLSSNLHTPMYYFLSSLSFVDFGQSTVVTPKMLVSFLTEKNLITYPECLAQLYFAIIFGTAESYTLAAMAYDRYVAICNPLVYNIAMSSQIYCSLISGVYIFAVFCASVNMGFMFRIQFCKSDVINHYFCDFLPLLKLACSNTYVSEMLILFFGTLNIFIPMLTIITSYISIITSILRIHSREGRSKAFSTCSSHISAVAIFYGSTAFVYLQPSGVSSVDQGKVSSVFYTTVVPMLNPLIYSLRNKDVSVALKKILARKKFM from the coding sequence ATGGAGGACATGACAGCAGGAAACCATTGCACAGTGACTGTGTTCCTCTTAGCTGGGCTCTCAGAGCAGTCAGAACTCCAGCTGCCCCTGTTCTTCTTCTTCACAGGAATCTATCTGATCACTCTGTCTGGGAACCTGGGCATGATTATACTAATTGGGCTCAGCTCCAacctgcacacacccatgtactatTTCCTCAGCAGTTTGTCCTTCGTTGACTTTGGCCAGTCCACAGTTGTTACCCCTAAAATGCTGGTGAGCTTTCTGACCGAGAAGAACCTCATCACCTACCCTGAATGCTTGGCTCAGCTCTACTTTGCCATCATTTTTGGCACAGCAGAGAGCTACACATTAGCTGCAATGGCATATGACCGTTATGTTGCCATCTGTAACCCCTTGGTTTACAATATAGCCATGTCCTCTCAGATTTACTGTTCTCTGATTTCAGGGGTATACATTTTTGCTGTGTTCTGTGCATCAGTAAACATGGGCTTCATGTTTAGGATCCAGTTCTGCAAGTCAGATGTAATCAACCActatttctgtgattttcttcCCCTCTTGAAGCTTGCATGCTCTAATACATATGTCAGTGAAATGTTGATTCTGTTTTTTGGTACACTGAATATCTTTATCCCAATGCTGACCATTATTACTTCCTACATCTCCATTATTACCAGCATCCTCCGCATTCACTCTAGAGAGGGCAGGTCCAAAGCCTTTAGTACTTGCAGTTCCCACATCTCTGCTGTTGCCATCTTCTATGGTTCTACAGCATTTGTGTACTTACAGCCATCAGGAGTGAGTTCAGTGGACCAAGGGAAAGTGTCCTCTGTGTTTTATACTACTGTCGTGCCCATGCTGAACCCCTTGATCTACAGTCTAAGGAATAAGGATGTCAGTGTTGCACTGAAGAAAATACttgcaagaaaaaaattcatgtaa